One Cucumis melo cultivar AY chromosome 8, USDA_Cmelo_AY_1.0, whole genome shotgun sequence genomic window, CAAAACATGATATGAGATTCTATTTTGTATGTCTCTCATACACACACTTAACCAAAATCATACAACATCCTTATGGATTTTTTCAATATATTCAAACAACATTtgtatttattaaatatttgataTTGTATTAATGAATGAAGATCTTTTGAAGATTGATGATGGTTAGAATTGGTAAGAAGTTAAACTAGCACCCTGAACACCTCACTTTTAGGTGTAGTTAAAAAGAGGTAGCATTTGGTATTAGTGTAGTTGTAGCAAATAAAAATGAAAGCTTTATTGAACaactctattattattattattattattattattattattattattattattattattattattattattattattattattattatttaggttCCAACATTTTTCAACACCCAAACATCAATTACTTCACCTAAATCCCACTTTATTTCTTTCCAATCTATCCACCTTTTGAAAAACCAATTcaatttccttttttctttttctttttccacatAAAAATTAGCCCATATTCATTTAAAATATTACATAAAAATAGAGAGACAAAAGTGTAAGGTTCTACCCCTTCCCTCAATTTAAATATTCATTTGGTCTTTGCTTCCAAGGGTAGCAAAAAAAGGAATCACCGCACggcctaataattaatttccCTTCCACTCTTTCTTATATCCAAATATCTATGAACTTATTGTTTATTAATCATAATAATTCATTAGTGTCTCAACATTTGTGCATATTCAATTTAATCAAACTTTAATTTGGTTTTAAAAGGCGTATAACACAACCATTCATAAAACCATAATTTCATCTTTCCTTATTAATTAATCAACGAATAATCACAATTTTTCAATTCATAATCAACAATAATTACGTTGCCCACTCAGAATTTTCGGTTACCTTTCAACTATGCATTACTTTATTTGCACACCAAACTTAAAACTTACCTCCACACTGTTGCTTTGGTTTTTCACTCACcacaattaaaatttttaatggTTATTATTCTTTGCTTCGTACATATATATTAATTGAGTTAGGTTTGCTAAATATAAAAATGTATAGTAATAATtagtttaaataaaatataaaaaatatttcaaacaaaatatatcTACTTATGTAATTACCAtctaatattaaatatatatatatatcatattgctacaactattaaaaaaaattccagctgtttaaaaaagaaaatgtagtTGTTTTGTTTATGGACATTATCACATGACTTTACAATTTCCTCTTCGTATCCGAACCTTCTTTTGATAGAAATTAATCTTAGCACTTctttataatattttgtttgaGCTTACaagatttaattatattaatctCAAAATCATATTAGTCATTTTAAACTCATCTTCGCTTGTCAAACTCCTTCTTTGTGACTTAAACATGCAGGTTTAATATTTCTTCTAATCATGCTTTAACTTTGACTTAACACTTAACTTGTTGACTAATCCAGATTAATGCTcaactttctttccttttcttgatCAAGACTCAGCTTTTTTTCCTCGCGTTGTCTAACAAGAACGCGTAACTACTTCTTCCTCTTGTCACATAGGTAGCACGTAGTACTCTTTCTTCAAAACGTGTAAAAACTATACTTAGTACTTACAATCTAGTTTAAAATCTTTTACGAAATGCTAAATCTCGAGCatattatattttgaaattattcaattaaaataatttatccaTTTATAAACTTATCGATTGAAGATTGGAATTTATGACCTAAACAAAATACAAATGACAGAAAGGAAATTAAGATAATGGAAATGGTAATTAAAACAACGACTTTTTCAAGTAGCTGTAAAGAGTAGGGTCCACCAACATCAAAATTTCCCCCAACCCACTTGTACCTAATGAGTAGAGAAGCAAAAGgcctataaaataaaatgttaccCTTCCCAACTCTCCTTCACTATACACACAACACAAtacaacacaacacaacacaCAGTTGAAACAACACTCACACAATACCTTTTATCCCTCTCTTAGCTTGTCCTTAGCTTCTTCTTTCAAGCCAAGCCATTCATGGCTTCCTCACCCAAATTATTCACTTCTATTCTCATTCTCACTCTTCTATTCATTCAAATCCATGCAAGAGAAAGCAAGTACTTCTTCAGCAAAATACCCAACAACAATGttgacaacaacaacaacaacaactttGATGCCAAAGAAACCCAAATCCCCAACGACGAGAATGTTGATCCTTTAACAAATCCAGAAAAAACCACCACTTCCCCACAAGATCAGCAGCCAAATTTCATCCCTCAAACCCAAGACAACGGCTACGGTCTATACGGTCATGAATCCGGTCAGCTCCCCCCTAATTCCGACAGCAAATTCTTCTCCGACAATAGCCGCGAAAACGGCCGCTCTTTTACCACTACCACCACCTACGACAACAACGATAACAAATTCAGAAACGATGTCGTTTCTAATTACAAATCTGAGTCAGAAGAGTACTACAACTACGaggacaacaacaacaacaacaatttCCAAACTTTTGAAAATAGCAACTCGAAGCCATACGAGAATTCGTTTTACTACAACAAGGATCTTTACGACAACGGACGACAAAGCTTCCAAAACACCCGCCTTTCCCGAGATGATTACACTACAACTCCTCTGTACGACCAGGGAAAATACGACAACTTCTACAACAGCAACAATGGCGGCGGcgacaacaacaacaatggGAATAATATGGTACGACAAGGAATGAGCGACACGAGATTCATGGAGAATGGAAAGTACTATTATGACCTCGACAGGGAGCCACACCATTACAGCAGATCCAGGGGCTATTTCGGGAAcaacatcaacaacaacaacaacaggaATTCATACGAGTACGGTAATTCCATGGGAAGGTATCAGAATCAAAATGATGAAGCAGAATTTCAGGAGGAACCCGATGAGTTCGTGCCATAAATGTTCGTTCCACTTCtaaattaagagaaaaaaaaatcatatatttaatttagttgTGCATGCAAACTCTATATCTCCTTCTCTCCTAGTTTTACGTTTGCTTAATTCACTTCATATTTAATTGTGCTTCTTTTTCACAAAACCAAAAACCTCAGTCCACCAAAGATTAAATTATATATCTTTAGTGTCTGctttttacttttatatataaatatatatttgtggGTTAAAGTGGTAACTTGCTTATCTTTTATGTTTTTGAGGTCTGGAACAATATGATATATAAAATGATATACAAAATGTTTTTGGCTTCCATTATATCAATGGGTTGTTGCAATAAAATAAATGTACATTGTTCGTTTCGTAGCTTCTTGTTTATGTTTCCTTGATTCTTACGCTAATAATCTCTTAGAAATAATTAGATGATAGTTTATTATAACCATAACTGATCGATAATTGAGATATATTTATTCCTTGTTTTAATTATCATGTGTTCCTACCTCTATTATTGACGCAGAGAGTAATTGTACGTTTCTTCCATCTGAATCTCATAAACCatattcaattttgttttttctagatattttcaaaaatctCTTAAATTTAATCCTTACTCTTTCTTTATTGTtgatctttaaatttatttttactttaGAATATATGAAAACACGAATTCACATgttatatttcttttaataaaagttactattattgttattgaaccaatttttatgaaaacaAACTAACTTTGAAAGGGACTGAAATTTGAGATTTATTGGAGTATAACAATAActaaaatggaagaaaaagaaaccaaaatggtatatttttaatagaaaagcTTAATCTTCTAATTTTTAGATGTAGACAAATGAAAAGGAAATATTGTTAGTGAGTAGCGAAAGGTGTCCCTAGAAACCGATACTTTGGGAAGAGTTATTGAGTCATATGATGCAATGAATGCATATGTCCAAAATTTacaaagtgtatatatatatatatatatatatgggggGTTTGGTGGTCCATATTGCTGCTTAAAACATACCTACTCAAAAGCTTATACCATAAATTAGTCGAGATAAGGGGACGCACCGCACCGCACCATATCCGTGACTCCATTTTCGTCTCTTTCGCCAAGCTGTTTGATATATACTCAAAGGGAATGGTAACAAATAATGACAGATCATATTTCTCTTGTCTTCCATTTAATTTGTGGCTTGGATCAACGTCAAAATTAACCCCCATAACATGAATAGAATAGATCGTTTCATGCATTTTGGGCAATTGCATTTCTCCCGCATAAAAAATGTTACCATCTATGAAAAGTTGTGTTTTTCCGATTTCATTGGGGTAATTGGAGAAGATGATGGGGAGGGTGAGTGATAAATTCAATGGGGCCGCCGGACACTTAACGGTGGTGGTCCAATTGTAGGCAGTGGAGGAGAAATGGGAACAGCCAGAAttgcactttttttttaatttctttttctttaggGATATTGTGGGGATTGAAATATATGTTATCAAATTTGATAATTGATGGGAGAGAATATGGGTGCAAAATATTTTCTCTTTTGATATCTTTTGTTTGCTTTTTCTTTCAACTCAATAAACCTTGCACTAGTTTTAATGATTAGGGTTTTTGAAATTAGTGTGCGTGGACAAATcccatataatatatatatatgtgtatgtatgtatgtatgtcaCAAATATCTCAACCCTGTTTTGGAAATTAATTTTGCATCTTTATATTAACTGTCAACTTTACtatttttcttgatttgattttcTTTGGAGATGGTCCATTATCTAAGACAATCATTTGATAAATTTGTATTTTCCTTACCAAAATTATAAGTTTTTAtatcttctttttctaaatGTTTGGTTTCATTTATTTCGATAAAATATTGTACTTTTATATCAAGTGATGCTTAATCAGTCTAAATAATTCTATGTGGGACAACAACTAGAGAGCCTAATAAAAGAACACTAAAAATACTCAAATAATTTTTTGTTCtcttagaaatatatatatatcaagtcAACATAACTAGTATAGCAAACCACATTCATATTTTGTTCAAATATGAATAACAAGCAATGCATGTtctaaatttcttttcttttggctgatttatttcatttttattatataaaactTTTCTTGAAATGGGTGGCTGTGATTGATTGAGAGTGTTGGCGTGAATGGCGGATTTTCTACTCACTTTATTTTCCATTCTTTTTTAAAGTTTAGACAAAATTAAAATAGGGTACGAAAACGAAAGAAGCAGATTGCTTTGGGTTTTGTGGGGCTTTTTGTGGATCtgaaaaattaataatgaaTGAAACAAATACGAAGCagtcaaaaaagaagaaacattaAAGTCTATCACTATAATGTATAATgtattaatacatatatatatatatgtggtCTTCAATTTCCGGTAGAATAAGTGGCGTATTATTCTACTGCGTGTCCCATCCTACTTTTTGAAATTAATTCCAAGAACATTATTAATTCACACACATCAAATTTATATTTCCATACTAAATGCATCTATTACAATTTACATATACACATTCAACATAGTGCGATATGGTCAATTTATGGATGTTACttaatgcaattcatccaacatTATTATTTACTCCTCAAAATTAGACAATTTCACTTTTTTCCCCCAAAAACTAAATGCATTTCTATTACCAAATACCAAACCCACTCattaggaaaaaaagaaaagggtagACATTCAAGATGATACGACGACGTTACTTATTTATGAATGTTACCCAAATCAATTCCATCAACCATATTATTATCTACACCCTAAAAACTCTCATCATCTTTTTAACTTCTTCACATGCATTGTATTATTTCTATACTAATCTTTGCTTTGCATTATTTTGGTTCAACTAATTGTATGAATCAAAAGTAGGGTCGTGATTAAAACTGATTACCAATGTTGAAATTATATCCAATGATTAACATTTGTTCACAAGAACAGAAAATTATATCTAACATTCATGGACTCTCTTACgtttatgattttaaataatatattatatggtatttaattaaattaattatatattaagtGGTTATTAACATCGCTAAAAATATGTTTGGATCCATTTTTTAAGTGTTTATAAGTCTTACAATATCATGTAAATAGTTAAAACACACATTGAAAATCACTAATTATAATAATGTTATTGAAGGGTTCCATTCCATGCATTATGGCATATTGGATTGATCATGTCACAACGTTATCATTCAATGTGATGTCTTATAAAGTATGTACCTAACCTAGATAGATAGCTTGGGTCAAACATGCAGAGGTATTAACGCCCAAGTTTTATCCATTTTAGGTAAGCAATAAAAGAGTCAGTTAAGgctacttttcttcttcttttatttgaTACCTAATGTCATCTTTAACTAATTCAAAAATCACCGGTCACCTAAGTCCTCCAATTTTGAATTTGGATGAAACAAAGGATTCAAATGATACATTTATTTTTACTTTGCTAAAAAATCTCCAACCCCAAAACAGATATAATGACATGAACACAGCatttaaagaaaatgaagatATGGGGATTCAGAAATAATAAAGGAAAACATAAATTTCGATCaacatataataattaaaatgtttGAGAAGTGTTCGTGGATTGGCGTAATGTGTTATACATATTATATAATTGGCGACATGGCGTGGAATTGAAGAGACAATAATTATAGATTGTTGTGTGGAATTTcaggtgtgtgtgtgtgtgtgtgtgtgttgcCGACACAACTCATTACTTCAACATGAAATCCATACGTTTCAATTTCCATTCAAATCTCTCAAAActcttaattcatttttttgtgTAATAATTACTACCACTTGCTACTCAAATTTGAATAGGTTTTTAAGAAAATTACTAGTTTAAGTTCAGCAACATATAATACttaaaatttaaccttttaCTACAACCATCTCTAAAATTAGATGTTTAATAGATTTTTGATTGGGGGAGAAAACATAAACATCATAAGTATAAATCTTGCAAGTTTTTGAATCTAACTATTGGAGAATGATTTGTGGGATTAGTCAAGACTAAAATTGTTTAGAAAATATTGGTTTAGATACGAAAGTTTGTCATTAGAAAAGCACAACCGACGGACAAAAGGCCCAAACTCACAACTGAAATGAAAATAAGTGGCCCAATAAAAGACAAAGCAGAAGCTCCAAAACCACTACACCTcaacacaattttttttttttaatataacatttacatttaaaatattattatttagaaaaatatttaaaaaaatgtaaatatagtaaaatttgttggactatattaataaaatttgtctaattttttatatttatttccaaatttaaaatttataaacttaGACAACGTTTATCGATTTTGACCCTTTGCTTAGTATTCCCTTTTTTTCGGTCTAATTTATCTCTAATCTTCAtatacttcaaaaaaaaaaattgtagattTAAGAAAGAAATAAAGGTGGCATAAGTACTTGATCACGTTGGTAGTACTACTGCATAATGTATGAATTAAACGATTAATTAGAAGGGAAGTGTTTGCGAATTTGAAAGTGATTCATAAGTTAAGAATGTGGCAAACAAGGAAGTCTTTCACCCTATGGTTCAAGCAAATTAGATGTGGACATTTACACATCACTTTAATGAAAATGAATGCTATATTAAGTAGGAAAAGGAAAATGTGTTGGGCCATTGTGACAATAACCCTTTCATGGATTGTTTGTTATGATTTTGTATTGCTTACCACACTACAGACTTCTACCAATTGGTCTTCTAAAACTCTCTTTAAACCTTTTACTGCCCCTTCAAAGTAACTCTTATTGCTTACATAAATTGGATGAATTTTTTAAGAATATTATGCATATTATATTCTATTGATTGAAAAAGTTTCCGCAATTGAAACTATACCTTTTCTAGTCTTCAGAGTTATTAATAACTGTTCAAAGGATATTTTGGGGGTGAAAGAAGATGAGTTTTGATTGGgtattacttttattttttttcttttaatgcaATTTGATTCATTTACTTATTATTCTTTTGGAGTATTACTTACTTAACAATTAGAAAACAATATAACGTTTAGGAATTTGTTAATGTGCGAAGATTTAAAGGTTGGAGATTGGAGTTTAGGGTCAATGCTaagttttaatttgattataaaTTTGGGCCACAATAAATGCCATGCCAGCAAACCCCTTCCCTTGCAGCTTGTATTTAAGGCTAAAATAATTAATGCTATAAcaataggaaaaagaaaaaaggaaaggtTTCCAATCAATTGGTCCAAGTCTATCGAAGTCGGTGAatcaatttatatatttatatgctCTTTCATATTTTATAACACCAATTATCTATTTCTTGAATTCTTTAAAACCTATTTTTGTTTAATAGTACACAATCGAAAggaaaatatttaaacttaaaatcTTTTGGTTCTCGGTATATATCGATGAAAACGTTTACcttatttcatattattacaatAAATGGAAGTAACGACATTGTTTCtctcttaatttctttttcctatGTAGTCTTTCTTTACTTTGAAGGTTATTACAAATATAGTCAATAATTCACTCACATCAGAAGATATCGACAAACTGCTTTTGAGATCGTTCAAATATGTAAAACAGATCCAAAATGTCCTCTTCATATTGAACACCATTGACATACAAAGGTGTCTAAGTGGAGTATTGAGTTTGAAGTTTTGAGTTGAGCACCCATGAGCAATTATTGGTTGTTGTAAATATCCATATTTGCATGCACCTTTTTTACAACTCTTCACCTGCCCCAGCTTCCATTGTCAATTCTTTACCCTATAATACAATATGCCTAAGCTTCTTCACACAAAGAAAGGTGGTTGTAGCAAACTTTTTGCTTAAATTAAAAAcctaattttctttcttcactAAATGGTCAGGAAATGCAACCAAACTTTCATATACATCACAGGTATTTCAAACTTTCAAAACCCATAATATGTCGTTTAATTAAGTTGCACCTAATTATTGACAAAAAATTAAcaagtttttcaaaaatatattctttttttaacaaaaactTTTATTTGTGTGGTGAAGAGAAAAGAGAGCATAGAATGctaaatatatattatcaaaTCACACATGTAATACAATTAACTAAAACTATGGTGTGAcggattattttgtttttaaaaatccTGTTGTGTGTTTCCAAGTTTTTGTTTTATCATATTAAGGGATAATATCATATATATCATTGTGTTTGGGAACtgaattttaagtttaaaaaaagaagagaggatCATTATGAAAGTCATAAATAAAGGAACTACTTATTAGGTTGCAATTACTATCTTGTATCGTTTGTAGCTTTTTGGACGCAATAGAAAAAGTAGAACGCACCCTATTTTGTATTCCAAACAAAACCAAATGGTCTTCTAAGTTCTAACCCTTCCTTTGTTTGTTCAATCTCGTCATTGATATCTACAACCCCCCCTCGTGATTTTCACattcaatatatatacatatactaaTCACATTTCCTGCAATATCTCCTGATCTGTTAGTTCTCACCAAACAATTCATTCCAAAACCGGCCGCCATGTTTAACCAATCTGTGTGCCTCCTTTCCCCTTTCACTCTCTTTCAACTAATATTAACGCTTCACCCTTCTTTCTTAAATTCTAATTATTGTAATTCTTTGTaggatcatcatcatcaagatCTTCTTAATGGTTGGCCCCTTGGACTTCAGGTGATGAACACCACACTTCGATTAATGGCTGATTCAGGAACACACAGATTACCATCTACCGATCCTTCCCCTGATGTGCTCATTCCTTCGTTCAGTTTCTCCTCTCTCTCTTCCTCTGAACTCGACACTCTGGTTTACTTTTCTCTCTATTTCATTTTTATCTATTTAAGCTAACTCTTCTTTCTTACTTACTCACATGCACTTGGTTTTTCACAGTCAACGGCCTCCTTCTTTCAAGACCACAGCGTATCGCTTGGACGGCTGATTGGACTAAAGCCGGCCGACAAGAAGTGGTTGTACATCCCGACCGAGGAGAAAAAGAGTGTGACGGCTAATTCTGCTGGCCGCCTAGATGATTCCAAAACGAAGGCCGGTGAACATGAAATATCGGGACGAATAATCTGCATTCCGATTGTGATTGGTGTGATATTGAAGATGATTAGAAGTCGGAGAAATTCCAGCAGTTGAAGTGTAGTGTTGGATAAATTATTCCTTAGCTTCGACCTGATTTTTCAGAAATTTGTTATGATAGGAAGATTATTGATTCTagtaaatctttttttttttttttttgcgttcGTTAATTTTCTTGGATTTTGAAACCTGCGTAGAACAGTTTCAAAGTCTAATCTACCTCAAGAGTATAAAACAAAATACGGAAGCGTTTGAGATTTCATTTTCCCGAGAAACAAACAGAAACCACATTTCGAAGGctaattcaaaatttatttgATGAATTTCGAACGTAAATTTACTTGATGACTTTCATTCGTAAATTTTTATAATGTATGTAGTAATAATGTAATGTAATGggtttctctttttcttttttacaaaaataccctcttctaagattttggttttttttttcaactcactcaataaataaagataacaaataaacaaaatataaacagatatcaaataatttatttagagTAAATATATTctatttcaaattatttaggTCAGTTGGACTCCCAACTTTTTAAGTTGGGTTTTTTACGTTATTATCAGTGACTCATGGACGCCggtatatttatttagaagttAGCGGAACAAGTGTCCCTCtcatcaatttttcatattataatatatattaaacaagtACGCGTTCtgaataattattttaaaaaacaagttGATAGAAAAAAGATACATCTTTCTTCATAAATTTGGCATTTAGTTTGATTAGGTTATTAAGTTAGAGTTTAGTTTAAATCATATAATCAAAGAatagattttattatttttcgaATTTCTTGATTCAcatttttaaccttaatttttaactaaatactttaaaatattaaataaattacaattgaTTAAGGATGaagataatttaaatttatctttcctttcttctaaTCACATTACTTCCTaatcatttaaaattaattaatagtatTTAAGGATCTAAATCTTAATCTTAATTAAATGGAAGGACCAGTAACtattaatgacaataataaatagataaataaaagaAACCCGAATGTTTAAGAAGGCCCATTCGAAAAAGGCCCATATGAAAAAAAACCCAACATAAAAAGTCAATCCTCCACCTTCATAACTTTCAACTCTTCCCCACGCTAATTTGATAAAGATGaagattttagaaaaattgcaTCACTTATTGCCCAATAAGAAGTGGAGATTGAAGAATGGATATTTTGTGATGTACCAACGCTACGTCGTTTCGTTAAAGTTTTTATCCTCTGTCACTTTTCAAGAACTATTGAATCAATTCGAAGATGAAATACATTCTGAATAAGATGAAAAAATTATGTTACCATGTTCCACTCAATTATTTGAAAGGATCTTGAATTTGACTAATCTTAAATAGGTTGTACACTTA contains:
- the LOC103484500 gene encoding uncharacterized protein LOC103484500; translation: MNTTLRLMADSGTHRLPSTDPSPDVLIPSFSFSSLSSSELDTLSTASFFQDHSVSLGRLIGLKPADKKWLYIPTEEKKSVTANSAGRLDDSKTKAGEHEISGRIICIPIVIGVILKMIRSRRNSSS
- the LOC103485307 gene encoding protein E6, with amino-acid sequence MASSPKLFTSILILTLLFIQIHARESKYFFSKIPNNNVDNNNNNNFDAKETQIPNDENVDPLTNPEKTTTSPQDQQPNFIPQTQDNGYGLYGHESGQLPPNSDSKFFSDNSRENGRSFTTTTTYDNNDNKFRNDVVSNYKSESEEYYNYEDNNNNNNFQTFENSNSKPYENSFYYNKDLYDNGRQSFQNTRLSRDDYTTTPLYDQGKYDNFYNSNNGGGDNNNNGNNMVRQGMSDTRFMENGKYYYDLDREPHHYSRSRGYFGNNINNNNNRNSYEYGNSMGRYQNQNDEAEFQEEPDEFVP